A genomic window from Flavobacterium johnsoniae includes:
- a CDS encoding GNAT family N-acetyltransferase — MKISIVVTQEEHFKFAQEICDTIESSALLRGTGIAKRTPEYIQKKMSNGDAMIALADGKFAGFCYIESWQHGKFVAHSGLIVHPDYRSHGLAKKIKSKVFDYSLKRFPDAKIFGITTGLAVMKINSELGYKPVPFSELTTDPSFWAGCKTCTNFEILQSKQNKMCLCTGMLYDPKEKQKTPPRHPFNEAVLSRLKKIKQALFLNKILSLIFLFKI; from the coding sequence ATGAAGATCTCTATTGTTGTTACCCAGGAAGAACACTTCAAATTCGCACAAGAAATCTGCGATACGATAGAATCATCTGCCTTGCTAAGAGGTACGGGGATTGCTAAAAGAACTCCTGAGTACATTCAGAAAAAAATGTCGAATGGTGATGCAATGATTGCTTTAGCTGATGGAAAGTTTGCTGGTTTTTGTTACATAGAAAGTTGGCAACATGGAAAATTTGTTGCTCATTCTGGATTAATTGTACATCCGGATTATAGAAGTCATGGTTTGGCAAAAAAAATAAAATCAAAAGTTTTTGATTATTCATTGAAAAGATTTCCAGATGCTAAAATCTTTGGTATTACAACTGGTTTAGCGGTTATGAAAATTAACTCTGAACTAGGCTATAAACCAGTTCCTTTCTCTGAATTAACAACCGATCCAAGCTTCTGGGCTGGCTGTAAAACGTGTACTAATTTTGAAATCCTACAAAGCAAACAAAACAAAATGTGCCTTTGTACTGGAATGTTATACGACCCAAAAGAAAAACAAAAAACACCGCCGAGACATCCTTTTAATGAGGCTGTTTTAAGCAGACTTAAAAAAATCAAACAGGCTTTATTCTTAAACAAAATATTGTCGCTTATTTTTTTATTCAAAATTTAA